The Primulina huaijiensis isolate GDHJ02 chromosome 12, ASM1229523v2, whole genome shotgun sequence genome has a window encoding:
- the LOC140989849 gene encoding putative gamma-glutamylcyclotransferase At3g02910, whose product MVAEETAALIFTYGTLKRGFSNHPLLQDMMATGDASYVGSYRTRDSLPLVCGPYRVPFLLNLPGRGQRVSGELYAVSQRALEKMDELEGLQRGHYERLAIELVRGDDEEEKKRPPDPTPAQAYYAHRSYAEEMWKKNGEEGYNCYTEKVARGYVRRKDRPQTLTFLDQIRLFLSE is encoded by the coding sequence ATGGTGGCGGAGGAGACGGCGGCGCTGATATTCACCTACGGCACCCTCAAGCGGGGATTCTCGAATCACCCACTGTTGCAGGATATGATGGCCACGGGCGATGCTTCTTACGTTGGATCCTACCGCACCCGCGACAGCCTACCCCTTGTATGCGGGCCCTACCGCGTGCCGTTCCTCCTCAACCTTCCCGGCCGCGGCCAACGAGTCTCCGGCGAGCTCTACGCCGTGTCGCAGCGGGCGCTGGAGAAGATGGACGAGTTAGAGGGCCTGCAGAGAGGGCACTACGAGAGGCTGGCAATCGAGCTGGTGCGCGGCGACGATGAGGAAGAGAAGAAGAGGCCGCCGGATCCTACGCCGGCGCAGGCGTACTACGCACACCGGAGCTACGCGGAGGAGATGTGGAAGAAGAATGGGGAGGAGGGATATAACTGTTACACGGAGAAAGTGGCGAGGGGATACGTCAGGCGTAAAGATAGGCCGCAAACGCTTACTTTCTTGGATCAAATTCGTCTCTTTCTTTCTGAATGA
- the LOC140990107 gene encoding uncharacterized protein gives MDRGHNSLACGGEREVVAEEESRKESLCKRCKETYVASANSSTSCRFHPSFFVCRRHDDQRRYYELRPNDPPYAAKFYDCCGAENKDAPGCTTSFHISYDD, from the exons ATGGACCGGGGCCACAATTCCCTCGCCTGCGGCGGAGAAAGAGAGGTCGTTGCTGAAGAGGAAAGCCGAAAGGAAAGCTTATGCAAGCGCTGCAAGGAGACGTACGTCGCGTCGGCCAACTCATCAACATCATGCCGCTTTCATCCTTCATTTTTTGTCTGCCGCCGTCACGACGATCAGCGAAG GTACTATGAATTGAGACCAAATGATCCCCCATATGCTGCCAAGTTTTACGATTGTTGTGGAGCGGAGAACAAGGACGCACCTGGCTGTACCACCagtttccatatctcatatgatgACTAA